CGTAAACAAGTTGGTTGAGCTTCAAGCCAAGCTGGAAATAGCGATGGATGTGAGGCCAATATACGAGAACGAAAAGGAGTGGAAGACCATCAAGGCTATCCTCCTAAATGGTATGCTGAACGCAATTCATGGAGGTGAGGAGGATGAAGGCCATTGAAGTTGTGACACTAACGAAGGTTGAAGGTGCTAACTTAAATTCCAACGGAACGGAAGGTGTGATCTCAGTATTAAAGAAGGTTAGAGATCCGGTGGACGGAAGGGAATATGTTAGGGTAAGCGGCCAGAGCGTTAAGTACCACCTCAGGCAGATTTTAAAAGAGCTTGGCTGGGAGCTCAGCCAGATTTATCCGAGATCCGAGGGTGGGCAGAAGGTGATAGTCTCGGCCGGGGAACCTTACAAGTACATAGACGATGATCTCTTTGGTTACATGATAGCGAAGAAGATCGAGGGTAAGAACGCAACTCTAAGGAGGACATCAGTCGTAAGGACGAACGGAATGATATCGATCTTCCCCTACCAGGAAGATAGGGATTTTGGAGTTAGGTATGATCCCACTGGGGATCAGCACAACATCTATGAAACTGAGATAACGACGAACGTGATGAGGGGGAACTACTTCATAGAGCTTGATAGGCTAGGAGTTTTCGTTGAGGGGTTGGAGGTTCCAAAGCTTAACCCTGGGGAATATTCCCTTGAAGTCATATCCGTAAAGGATGTAACGGGAAGGGAGGTAACACTCTACGTGCTTCCCAGGGAAGAGAGGGAGAAAAGGCTTAAGGCCCTGCTCACGGCCATAATGGAGTACCATGGAGGGGCCAAGCTCAGCAACTTCTTCACAAAGGTATACCCCGAGGTTATGATGCTCGTTAAGCTGAAGAGGAAGATACCGGTGGTAGGAGACTCCCTGAGAGTTAAAGAGGGTTACATCGACGGGAAGATGATCATAGACGTTGAAAGGATCAGGGAAGCTATAGAGACGTTCAGCGATAACGTTGAAGAAGCTTACATAGGTCTGTTCAAGAGCAAGTTCGCTAACGTCGATGAGCTTGAAGGGACCTTTGAGAATTTAGAAAAAGTTAGAATCGTTAGCATGAAGGAACTCAGGAAGGTGATAGAGGAAATAAGCCTGGGTGAGTGAGTTGCTTGGCCTCATAGTGGATGCCAGGCCGCTTCAGGCCCACTTTAGGATTCCTCACACATCATTGTTACTTGACACCTATCCATTCCCTCCTAAAACTACAGCTGTTGGGATGTTAGCCGGATGCATGGGGCTTGGAGAGGAGGGCTTTAAGAAACTGCTGGAGAAGATTAAGTATGGGGTGATAATTGAGGATCCTGGGGAGAAGATAGAGGAGGTAAGTGTCATATACAAGAATCCCTATTCACCCAGCTATCCTATAACTAGGGTTAGCCTCTACAAGCCAAGGTTTAGGATGTTCTTTGCTGGGGAGGAAAGGGTTATTGAAGAGGCCTATGAGGGGTTGCTAGATCCAAAGTTCGTTCCCTACATGGGGGATAGCGAGAGCCTATTCTACCCTGGAAAGAAAAGGTACGTTGAAGTTGTGGATGTCCAGGAGGGGAAGGAGGATATATTAAGGAGCGTAATTCCTGAGGTTAAGTTCAAGGAGTTCGTGCCGTTAAGGAGAAAGGTTCTGGTTCCAAAGGTGTACGAAGCTCCAGTAAAGTTCACCTATAAAGGAAAAAGCAGAAGAGCGGTGTACGGAAGGTTTATAGCATTTTCGGGGGGATATGTAAAGCTTGAGAAGAAAATTGATGTCCTGCTATTTGACGGAGAACCCATAGCAACATTTTAATTCTTTTTCATTTGTTTTTGTTTTCGTGTTACGGGTTTTTGTTTTCTCTTTTTGTTTTCTCTTGTTTTTGGTTTAATACCCTGCTCGGGTCTAGATTCCATAACAGGGTGTTTTTACTCCCTTGTTTTTAGTTTAATCCTCTCGTTAGTCTTTTTGTTTTTTGTTTACCACTATAGTGGTAATTTCTTGTCAATTGTATTCATTTGGAATTCGAGTTATCTTAACGCTTTATTTTAACTTTGAAGGATTTTGACCCCTTAATTGGATGGTCTAGGAGTCTTGTTAGGAGTTTGTTTTTAAAGGCTTTTAGTGTTAGCGTGTTAAATTGGCTTAATTTAATTTCGATCTCTCCTTTCCAGTTAAATTGAGAGGATTTTTGCTTAATAACTTGTTTGGGCTTTCTCGTGACTTCTAGATTTTTGTGTTAGGTTTATAAATGAAGTCCAGTATTACCGGTTCCCACAGTGAGTAAATTATATAAACTTTGAGAGGCTTTTATTAAACGAATAAAGCAAAAAACCCAAAAGTTTCCGTAGAACTTAGTAGTGTGGAAAGTAGAGCTCGAAGTAGACTTTAACCCCAGCGGTTCCACTGTTTCCGTAGAACTTAGTAGTGTGGAAAGAGGTCTGGCTCCTCATCCTCAGGAGGCTTCTTAAATGGGTTTCCGTAGAACTTAGTAGTGTGGAAAGGACTTGAAGAAGGATGTAATAACATATGATGACTTCATAGAAGGTTTCCGTAGAACTTAGTAGTGTGGAAAGACTAAGTTGCTAACTAGAGTATTGCTCATCCAAGAATCATACTTCAAGTTTCCGTAGAACTTAGTAGTGTGGAAAGTATCTGAAGCACTATTGCCAACAAATTCTGGAACAATCCGTTTCCGTAGAACTTAGTAGTGTGGAAAGTTGATGACCTTGCCCATTTAGAGTATGACCCAGAAACTGTTTCCGTAGAACTTAGTAGTGTGGAAAGCTGATTTATACGGGTTCTCTGGTTTTTCTACCTCAAGTTTCCGTAGAACTTAGTAGTGTGGAAAGACTTTCACGAAGACATCAGGGTTTCTCCGATTCCCTCTGTTTCCGTAGAACTTAGTAGTGTGGAAAGACGTCAATTCCATAGCCCAAATTCTCAGCTACGTCGAATTCAGTTTCCGTAGAACTTAGTAGTGTGGAAAGGGCGTGGAAACATCCCAGCGAACGGTTACGACGACATAACGTTTCCGTAGAACTTAGTAGTGTGGAAAGAGCGTCCAGCCACTTGCTGGAACATTTATTGTTTCTAGCTCGGTTTCCGTAGAACTTAGTAGTGTGGAAAGACAGTCGTATACAATCCTTGCAGACATGTGCCCGCAGATGAACTTTCCAGTTTCCGTAGAACTTAGTAGTGTGGAAAGCATAAAATCTAATAAGGATATCTGTAGACATCAAGCGAGTTTCCGTAGAACTTAGTAGTGTGGAAAGTCAACCTTGTCATCAGCAACCGTGTAGGTTATTGTGTACTTTGGGGTTTCCGTTTCCGTAGAACTTAGTAGTGTGGAAAGAAACTGTCGAGGCCTGCGTTTTGCAGGAACAACCCAAGTTTCCGTAGAACTTAGTAGTGTGGAAAGATAGTAGCATTACTACGACATACTCTGGGCTCTCTGAATGTTTCCGTAGAACTTAGTAGTGTGGAAAGCTCAGCTCTTCTGGGGTTATGACGCCTCCCTCTATAGGTTTCCGTAGAACTTAGTAGTGTGGAAAGAAGAAGGGTAGGAGGAAGAGGAGAGAGGAGTTCTTTGGCTGGGTTTCCGTAGAACTTAGTAGTGTGGAAAGATTAATCCCGTGTTGTCAAGTACTGCGATGCGGAAGTCTGTTTCCGTAGAACTTAGTAGTGTGGAAAGTGTAATGGTTATTTTTCCTCCAAACTCCGTACCAAACTTGTTTCCGTAGAACTAAATAGTGTGGAAAGTTCTTTAGGCTCTGATAATCTCTTTCTCTCTTAAATGGTTTCCGTAGAACTAAATAGTGTGGAAAGACTTCGCCAATTGCCGACGCCCTTTCCGACACTTGCCTGTTTCCGTAGAACTCAGTAGTGTGGAAAGACCTCTGGGGTATGACTTGCCACAACAACACCACCTCCGTTTCCGTAGAACTTAGTAGTGTGGAAAGAGAACCAGTAGCCTGTTAATGAGCGGTGCTGGCAGCTGGGTTTCCGTAGAACTTAGTAGTGTGGAAAGCCAAACTCTTCCTTGTTTTCAAGCTCCTTCTCAATGGTGTTTCCGTAGAACTAAATAGTGCCTAAATCATAATTTAGGTGACCAGGGATGAAGTCTCCGATATATATTACCCAACCTGGTATCCTTGAAAGGAAGGCAAATACCCTGTTCTTTGTTAACGAAGAGATGAAAAGAGCCCTGCCAATAAACACGATAAGTGAAATTCATTGCTTTGCGCCTGTAACCCTCACGAGTGGAGCAATAAAGTTGTTAAGTGATAACGATGTTCCTGTCCACTTTTATAACAAGTACGGTTATTATAGAGGCTCTTACTTGCCGGCCGAATCCCAGATAAGTGGTTCTATAGTTGTCGCCCAGGCTTCTCATTATATTGACAATGAAAAGAGGCTTTACATAGCAAGGGAAATACTTGAGGGGACTAGGGCTTCTATGATCTCCCTTTTAAAATCTCAAAGGGCTGAATATAAGGATCTAGCAGACATAGATCTTAAAGGAGAGTCGATAGAGGAATTAATGGGCATCGAGAGCCAGCTGTGGAAAACATTTTATGCCCACTTCTCTCACCTGTTGAAGTTTTTCAATTTCGACGAGAGGAACAGGAGGCCTCCCAGGGATGAGATTAATGCCATGATAAGCTATGGGAACTCCGTTCTTTACACCGTCACGCTAAGCGAGATTAGGAAGACCTACCTTCACCCAGGGATAAGTTACCTTCATGAGCCCAGGGAGAGGAGGTATTCCCTAGCCCTGGATTTAGCCGAGATATTCAAGCCAATTGTTGTTTTCAGGGTTATCTTGAGGCTCGTTAACAAGAGGATAATAAGGGAGGAGCACTTCGTTAGGGATGTTGGGGTTCTCCTGAACTCTGAAGGGGTTAAGATTTTCCTTGGAGGAATAAACGATGAGCTTTCAAGGAAGGTTCTCCATCCCACCCTGAGGAGAAAAGTTTCGGTTAGGTACCTTATAAGGCTTGAAGCGTACTCCCTCCTCAAGCATCTCATCGGGGATAAGGAGTATAAGTCCCTTAGGGCGTGGTGGTAATGTACGTGATCGTAGTTTACGATGTCAACGTTGAGAGGGTTAATAGGGTTCATAAGCTACTTAAAACTTACCTTTTTTGGAGACAGAACAGCGTGTTTGAGGGAGAGCTAAGCAAGGCCCAACTCTATGAGCTTGAAATGAGGCTTAAGAGAATTGTAAAGGAAGATGATTCAGTTCTAATTTACATCTTCCCAGGAAAGAACTTTGACCTTCACGTCGTTGGGAGGGATAAGAGCCCCGTGGAGATGATAATATGAGGGTCACGGGCCTTATGGTTCAGTACTACTTTACATGTAAGAGGGAACTATGGTTCTTTTCCAGGGGAATAAACTTTGACTTTGAAAACGAGGATATGATAATAGGTAGGCTGATCCACGAGGAAGCATACGAAGATTCCTGGAAGGAAGTTCTCCTGGAGGATATCAAGATAGATGCCTTGAAGACCAAGGGTGGGCTCAAGGTGATAGAGATTAAAAAGAGCTCAAAGCTAGAGGAACCTGCAAAATGGCAACTCAAGTACTACCTTTACTACCTGAAGAAGGCCGGAATTGATGCAATTGGGGTAATCTCCTATCCCAAGGAGGGTAAGAGGGAGATTATTGAGCTGAAAGAGGAGAACATTAAGGTGATTGAGGAAGCTATTAAGGGTATTGAGGAAGTTGTTTCCTCCCCAAAGCCTCCAAAGCCTGTTAAAAAACCTTACTGTAGGAAGTGCTCTTACAGGGATCTATGCTGGGTGTGAGGGATGGAGTTCGGGGAATTGATTGAACTCATGAAGAGGAAGCTTGGGAAGCCGGATAAGACGCTGTACGAGCATTCTTTAAATGCAAAGAGGATAGCTGAGAGAATCCTCGAGAGGATTAACTATCCTAGTGAAGCTAGGGATTGCATTTTAATGCATGTTTTCCTTCACGACGTGGGGAAGCTGGATGACAGGTTCCAGGAGAAGCTAAGGAAAGGGGGTAGGGCCCCTCCCCATGCCTTCCTGGGGGTTGAGCTGGCTTCTAGGTTCCTGAACTGTGAAAGTCCTTTCAGGGAGATAGCCCTCCTCTCGATATTAACACACCACTCCGATTTTCACGAGGCCCTTTATCAGGATGAGATAGATAGAGATGAGGCTTTGATAATCGATGGAAAAGTTGTTTCTAGTCCAGCTGACTTGGTTTACGAGCTTAGGGATGAAATCTTTTACAAACTCAGTCAATCCAAGAATGCCGTTATGCTGAGAAATCTTTATTCCCTGTTTAACGGAGTTTTAAGACTCTCCGATTGGCTGGAGAGTGCTTCCCTTGATGTTGGAAGTTACTACACGAGTGGAAGCTTCGTAAGGGATAGGGTGATCGGTTACCTATCCTCTAAGGGTTGGAAACCCAGGGATTATCAAGGGTTCATTATGGGAAAGGGAAGTGGCTACTTTTTGCTCCCAACGGGGGATGGAAAGACTGAGACTAGTTTGCTTGCGATCGCTGATTCCCCTAAGGTTATCTATACCCTCCCGACGATAACAACCGTTGAGGCAATGAGGAAGAGGTTTGAGGAGATGTTCGGAAAGGATAACGTTTCCTTCGGTCACGGAATGCTGTTCTATTCCCTTTATAAGGAGGGTAAGTTAAGTGAAAGGTTGATTAATAGGTACGCTATGAAGGGTATCCACGTTTCCACCATAGATCAGGTTTTGCTAGCATTCATAAATTACTTTAAATTCCCTCTGAGGGAGCTATCCCTCCGGGGATCCCACTTAATCGTTGACGAGATCCACTCCTACACACCATACACCCTCTCCCTAATTTTGGAGGGCTTGAGGTATGCAGTGAACTACCTTGGGAGTAAGGTGGTCGTTACATCAGCTACTATGCCCTCCCTCCTTAGAGAGAAGTTGGAGGAAGTGGGGCTTAAAGAGCTTATACCCTTCGAAAAGGTTAAGCGGAGGTACGAGTCCAAGAGAAGGGTGAGGGTTTGGTTCAGGGATCTTCCAATGTTCGAGGATATAGACTCCATAATCAGGGAAAAGGGGAAAGTTCTCGTTATAACGAATACTGTAACAAGGGCCAGGGAAATCTATGAGGAGCTAAAGAAGAGGAGGGACGATGTGTATCTTTTCCACTCGAGGTTCACGGTTAGGGATAAGGAGGAAAAGATGAGGCTGGTAAATGAGATAAGCTCGGGAATTCTGGTTGCCACTCAAGTAGTAGAGGTTTCCCTGGATATAGATTATGATACGCTATATACCGAGGTGGCCCCCATCGATTCTCTCATCCAGAGGTTTGGGAGGGTGAACAGGAGGGGGATGAAGGAGGGTAGAGCTTACGTGTATGCAGTGGAGGGTAAGAGGTTTTATCTTCCTTATTCCAAGAGGAGTGTTGAAGCTTCTCTTTCCATGGTAAAAGAGCTTGAAGAGGCCAAGAATGAGCTTGACTTCCTAAGGTTAAACGATTCATTTTACGAGGAAATTTGGGATGAATATGAGAGTGAACTGAAGAAAAAATATCTCGAGAGGCAGGCCCTAAGGACGATACATAGGTTTAGAAAGGAGAGCTGGCTTTCAACTAGAGATACCTTCATGTCCCTTCCTGCAATTCCCCTTAAGTTTTGGAATAATGTTGTAGAATTGGCCGAGAGATGGGATGATCTAGGGGAAAAGGAGAAAGCTGAGGGCATGTTTAAGGTTATAGGGAGCGTTATTAACGTTCCAATTTGGATTCTCAAGGATAATCTACTCTACGATGAAAAAGTTTACAAGTTATTTGGAGTCTATGGTATTGATCTTGAGTACGATTCCGAAGTTGGCTTGATTGAGAGGAAGGGGTTAATATTCTGAGGTGGTTTGGATGAGGGTGTATGTAACGACTGTTGGAACTTCGCCGGAAGCCGTCTTTAATCCGATATGGTATTTAGCTGAGGTTTATTCCTGGGTTCCTGATAGAGTTTATCTGTTCTGGAACGAGAAGATACTTGAGAAGGTCGAGAAACTGGTTAACCTTATAGCGAGCTTGGGCAACGCTTACGGAAAGGAAATAGAGGTCATACGTGATGAAAGCGTCAAGTTTAATGAGGAAAATCCCATAGAGTTCCGAGAAAAGGTTTCTAACCTGTTAAAATCTCTCGTTCCTGAGCACGAGGTCGTGGTTGATATAACCCCAGGAAGGAAGTTCATGAGCGCTCTGATGCTGGGGGCTGGGATAGCCAGCAATGCCCATGAGATAGTTTACCTGCATTTGAACAACTTTCCTAAATACATAGGTAAGTTGCTCTTCGACATTCCAATGTCCGAGCAGGCCCTTTTCCAGAAGAAGCACCTCACTGGCATTGAGGGAAGGATAAACTTTGCTGGAAGGAGGAGAGAAGAGCCTGTCGAAGTTAGGATAACTAGAGAGGAGGTAATGAGAGTCCTTAATTCCCTGTACGTGGATGAGGAAAGAAACTTCCCCATAAAGATTAAAAATTCCGT
This Pyrococcus horikoshii OT3 DNA region includes the following protein-coding sequences:
- the cas5 gene encoding CRISPR-associated protein Cas5; amino-acid sequence: MSELLGLIVDARPLQAHFRIPHTSLLLDTYPFPPKTTAVGMLAGCMGLGEEGFKKLLEKIKYGVIIEDPGEKIEEVSVIYKNPYSPSYPITRVSLYKPRFRMFFAGEERVIEEAYEGLLDPKFVPYMGDSESLFYPGKKRYVEVVDVQEGKEDILRSVIPEVKFKEFVPLRRKVLVPKVYEAPVKFTYKGKSRRAVYGRFIAFSGGYVKLEKKIDVLLFDGEPIATF
- the cas4 gene encoding CRISPR-associated protein Cas4, encoding MRVTGLMVQYYFTCKRELWFFSRGINFDFENEDMIIGRLIHEEAYEDSWKEVLLEDIKIDALKTKGGLKVIEIKKSSKLEEPAKWQLKYYLYYLKKAGIDAIGVISYPKEGKREIIELKEENIKVIEEAIKGIEEVVSSPKPPKPVKKPYCRKCSYRDLCWV
- the cas2 gene encoding CRISPR-associated endonuclease Cas2; protein product: MYVIVVYDVNVERVNRVHKLLKTYLFWRQNSVFEGELSKAQLYELEMRLKRIVKEDDSVLIYIFPGKNFDLHVVGRDKSPVEMII
- the cas1b gene encoding type I-B CRISPR-associated endonuclease Cas1b, with the translated sequence MKSPIYITQPGILERKANTLFFVNEEMKRALPINTISEIHCFAPVTLTSGAIKLLSDNDVPVHFYNKYGYYRGSYLPAESQISGSIVVAQASHYIDNEKRLYIAREILEGTRASMISLLKSQRAEYKDLADIDLKGESIEELMGIESQLWKTFYAHFSHLLKFFNFDERNRRPPRDEINAMISYGNSVLYTVTLSEIRKTYLHPGISYLHEPRERRYSLALDLAEIFKPIVVFRVILRLVNKRIIREEHFVRDVGVLLNSEGVKIFLGGINDELSRKVLHPTLRRKVSVRYLIRLEAYSLLKHLIGDKEYKSLRAWW
- a CDS encoding CRISPR-associated helicase/endonuclease Cas3, whose product is MEFGELIELMKRKLGKPDKTLYEHSLNAKRIAERILERINYPSEARDCILMHVFLHDVGKLDDRFQEKLRKGGRAPPHAFLGVELASRFLNCESPFREIALLSILTHHSDFHEALYQDEIDRDEALIIDGKVVSSPADLVYELRDEIFYKLSQSKNAVMLRNLYSLFNGVLRLSDWLESASLDVGSYYTSGSFVRDRVIGYLSSKGWKPRDYQGFIMGKGSGYFLLPTGDGKTETSLLAIADSPKVIYTLPTITTVEAMRKRFEEMFGKDNVSFGHGMLFYSLYKEGKLSERLINRYAMKGIHVSTIDQVLLAFINYFKFPLRELSLRGSHLIVDEIHSYTPYTLSLILEGLRYAVNYLGSKVVVTSATMPSLLREKLEEVGLKELIPFEKVKRRYESKRRVRVWFRDLPMFEDIDSIIREKGKVLVITNTVTRAREIYEELKKRRDDVYLFHSRFTVRDKEEKMRLVNEISSGILVATQVVEVSLDIDYDTLYTEVAPIDSLIQRFGRVNRRGMKEGRAYVYAVEGKRFYLPYSKRSVEASLSMVKELEEAKNELDFLRLNDSFYEEIWDEYESELKKKYLERQALRTIHRFRKESWLSTRDTFMSLPAIPLKFWNNVVELAERWDDLGEKEKAEGMFKVIGSVINVPIWILKDNLLYDEKVYKLFGVYGIDLEYDSEVGLIERKGLIF
- the cas7i gene encoding type I-B CRISPR-associated protein Cas7/Cst2/DevR translates to MKAIEVVTLTKVEGANLNSNGTEGVISVLKKVRDPVDGREYVRVSGQSVKYHLRQILKELGWELSQIYPRSEGGQKVIVSAGEPYKYIDDDLFGYMIAKKIEGKNATLRRTSVVRTNGMISIFPYQEDRDFGVRYDPTGDQHNIYETEITTNVMRGNYFIELDRLGVFVEGLEVPKLNPGEYSLEVISVKDVTGREVTLYVLPREEREKRLKALLTAIMEYHGGAKLSNFFTKVYPEVMMLVKLKRKIPVVGDSLRVKEGYIDGKMIIDVERIREAIETFSDNVEEAYIGLFKSKFANVDELEGTFENLEKVRIVSMKELRKVIEEISLGE